The following coding sequences are from one Streptomyces sp. NBC_00536 window:
- a CDS encoding ABC transporter ATP-binding protein, which produces MHDRIVRLDGVRRTYGAGQSLVTALDGVTVSFDRGTFTAVMGPSGSGKSTLLQCAAGLDRPDSGTVTLGGTDLGTLSETELTKLRRERIGFVFQAFNLLGTLTAEQNVGLPIRLAGRRPDAALVRETLARVGLGERTGHLPAQMSGGQQQRVAIARALITRPEMLFADEPTGALDSTTGREVLGLLRNLVDEEGQSTIMVTHDPVAASYADRVLFLADGQLADELTSPTPQSVAERMTRLEPVR; this is translated from the coding sequence ATGCATGATCGAATAGTGAGACTGGACGGGGTCCGGCGGACCTACGGAGCAGGTCAGAGCCTTGTCACCGCCCTGGACGGAGTGACGGTCTCCTTCGACCGCGGCACCTTCACCGCGGTGATGGGACCGTCCGGTTCGGGCAAGAGCACCCTGCTCCAGTGCGCGGCCGGTCTCGACCGGCCCGACTCCGGCACGGTGACGCTGGGCGGGACCGATCTGGGAACGCTGTCCGAGACGGAGCTCACCAAGCTGCGCCGCGAGCGGATCGGGTTCGTCTTCCAGGCGTTCAACCTGCTGGGCACGCTCACCGCCGAGCAGAACGTCGGGCTCCCGATCCGGCTGGCCGGCCGGCGCCCCGACGCCGCCCTCGTACGCGAGACGCTCGCCCGGGTCGGGCTCGGCGAGCGGACCGGGCACCTGCCGGCGCAGATGTCGGGCGGCCAGCAGCAACGGGTCGCGATCGCCAGGGCCCTGATCACCCGCCCCGAGATGCTGTTCGCCGACGAGCCGACGGGCGCCCTGGACAGTACGACCGGACGCGAAGTCCTCGGCCTGCTGCGGAACCTGGTCGACGAGGAGGGGCAGAGCACCATCATGGTCACCCACGACCCGGTCGCCGCTTCCTACGCGGACCGCGTCCTCTTCCTCGCCGACGGACAACTGGCCGACGAACTGACCTCGCCGACGCCGCAGTCGGTCGCCGAGCGGATGACCCGGCTGGAGCCCGTCCGATGA
- a CDS encoding alpha/beta hydrolase yields the protein MGRIRGDPGGESVTPHPRRTVHTHGIEALHALHASIVLVHGFWGGAAYWANVIVELNKRGFTDLHAVENPLTSLADDAERTRKMVKQINGPVLLVGHSYGGAVITEAGDLPNVVGLVYIAAFAPDAGESPGQISQEMPPAAFENIAPDSDGYLWVKPDKFHESFCQDPPADEALVMAVTQKAPLDSTFGDNVTAPAWRTKPTWYQVSTQDRMIHPDNERRMAQRMNPRTIIGLDAGHASLASQPGQVANLIENAANELSV from the coding sequence GTGGGGAGAATCCGGGGAGACCCGGGGGGGGAATCGGTCACACCACACCCGCGAAGGACGGTCCACACTCATGGCATCGAAGCCCTCCACGCGCTCCATGCCTCCATCGTTCTGGTCCACGGATTCTGGGGCGGCGCCGCCTACTGGGCGAACGTCATCGTCGAACTGAACAAGCGAGGATTCACCGATCTGCACGCGGTGGAGAACCCGCTGACCTCACTCGCGGACGACGCCGAGCGCACCCGCAAGATGGTCAAGCAGATCAACGGCCCCGTCCTGCTCGTCGGCCACTCCTACGGCGGCGCGGTCATCACCGAGGCCGGGGACCTGCCCAACGTCGTGGGCCTGGTCTACATCGCCGCGTTCGCCCCCGACGCGGGCGAGAGCCCCGGCCAGATCAGCCAGGAGATGCCACCGGCGGCGTTCGAGAACATCGCCCCGGACTCCGATGGCTACCTGTGGGTCAAGCCGGACAAGTTCCACGAGAGCTTCTGCCAGGACCCGCCCGCGGACGAGGCCCTGGTCATGGCGGTCACCCAGAAGGCGCCTCTCGACTCGACGTTCGGTGACAACGTGACCGCGCCCGCCTGGCGCACCAAGCCCACCTGGTACCAGGTGTCGACGCAGGACCGCATGATCCACCCGGACAACGAGCGCCGCATGGCACAGCGGATGAACCCCCGCACGATCATCGGACTCGACGCCGGCCACGCCTCCCTGGCCTCCCAGCCGGGCCAGGTCGCCAACCTCATCGAGAACGCCGCGAACGAACTCTCGGTCTGA
- a CDS encoding MerR family DNA-binding transcriptional regulator: MRPVDLARRHGLSTQAVRNYEDAGIIPPAHRSRTGYRDYTAAHAAGLSAYLLLIPAFGYATSRRIMQAVTSGRLDEALEYVDDGHALLARDRNTLRTVEAALSHLGASTPDTPDTPDTPGTPDTPDTTAGIRAPYSIGELARHLALNPATLRAWERAGVLTPHRDPRGYRQYLAQDVRDAELAHLLRRGGQPLRTVATVLGELRDAGSLDALTRTLEGWRRDLTSRGTAQLYAAGQLSAYLDSLDGSARTGSAPEHVPH; the protein is encoded by the coding sequence ATGCGGCCCGTGGACCTGGCCCGTCGCCATGGCCTCTCCACGCAGGCGGTCCGCAACTACGAGGACGCCGGCATCATCCCGCCGGCCCACCGGAGCCGGACGGGGTACCGGGACTACACCGCCGCTCATGCCGCCGGCCTCTCGGCCTACCTGCTGCTCATCCCTGCCTTCGGCTACGCGACGAGCCGACGCATCATGCAAGCTGTCACCAGCGGCCGGCTCGACGAAGCACTGGAGTACGTCGACGACGGGCACGCACTCCTGGCTCGCGACCGCAACACGCTACGAACCGTCGAAGCGGCGCTCTCACACCTCGGAGCCTCCACCCCGGACACCCCGGACACCCCGGACACCCCGGGCACCCCGGACACCCCGGATACGACGGCCGGCATCCGGGCGCCGTACAGCATCGGTGAACTCGCCCGCCACCTCGCGCTCAACCCGGCCACCCTGCGCGCCTGGGAACGAGCTGGAGTCCTCACCCCACACCGTGATCCGCGCGGGTACCGCCAGTACCTCGCGCAGGACGTGCGCGACGCCGAACTGGCACACCTGCTGCGCCGGGGAGGCCAGCCCCTGCGCACCGTCGCCACCGTCCTCGGAGAACTCCGCGACGCCGGCAGCCTCGATGCGCTGACCAGGACCCTGGAAGGGTGGCGGCGCGACCTCACGTCCCGCGGAACGGCCCAGCTGTACGCCGCCGGTCAACTCTCCGCCTACCTGGACTCCTTGGACGGATCGGCGAGAACCGGCTCAGCCCCGGAGCACGTACCCCACTGA
- a CDS encoding putative immunity protein, which translates to MILPKVRDPRFVTIRRGGTLTDADHRLLALWAAACAEHVLGLFESARPGDPRPRQAIEHARAWVRGEVKMMQARAAGGHAMGAARDLRGAARHAAYAAGQAGAVAHVAAHELGAAAYAIKAARAAAPEGESETAGRLECQWQRDQLPEAIRALVLDDQRLRNDICWSVFDC; encoded by the coding sequence ATGATCCTCCCGAAGGTCCGCGACCCTCGCTTCGTGACGATCCGCCGTGGTGGGACTCTCACTGATGCGGATCACCGTCTCCTCGCTCTCTGGGCTGCCGCCTGTGCGGAGCACGTCCTCGGCCTCTTCGAGTCGGCCCGGCCCGGGGACCCGCGACCGCGTCAGGCGATCGAGCATGCCCGGGCCTGGGTACGTGGCGAGGTCAAGATGATGCAGGCCCGCGCAGCGGGCGGCCATGCGATGGGGGCGGCCAGAGACCTGCGTGGGGCGGCACGGCATGCCGCGTACGCCGCCGGCCAGGCCGGGGCCGTCGCCCACGTCGCCGCGCACGAGCTCGGCGCGGCCGCCTACGCGATCAAGGCCGCACGTGCAGCGGCACCGGAAGGCGAGAGCGAGACCGCGGGACGACTCGAGTGCCAGTGGCAGCGTGATCAGCTTCCGGAGGCGATCCGCGCGCTCGTCCTTGATGACCAGCGGCTGCGCAACGACATCTGCTGGTCGGTGTTCGACTGCTGA
- a CDS encoding putative immunity protein, which yields MAQSTHTVSGDFDLTMDELRVVARYVVRHAEDVLPVFEQAVPGDPRPRAAIDAAWMFINGANRTKLQRVTSLEAHRAARSAPSEAARLAARSAGDAASAAYLHPIAQVTQVGHILRACASAARIGELEAGGDPAIGDALLERSRQRATPVLIDVLCRYPPATGGSSRVARLMSTLDHSLRRAADTADRPPGHTAASRTNALSALDALRKEPTS from the coding sequence ATGGCGCAGAGCACGCACACCGTTTCCGGAGACTTCGACCTGACGATGGACGAACTGCGTGTCGTGGCGCGTTACGTGGTCCGGCACGCGGAGGACGTCCTGCCGGTCTTTGAGCAGGCTGTTCCCGGCGATCCGCGCCCCCGTGCGGCGATCGACGCGGCCTGGATGTTCATCAACGGTGCCAACAGGACGAAACTGCAGCGCGTCACTTCCCTGGAAGCTCATCGAGCCGCCCGGTCCGCACCCTCCGAAGCCGCGCGTCTGGCCGCGCGGTCCGCCGGGGACGCCGCCTCGGCCGCGTACTTGCACCCCATCGCCCAAGTCACCCAGGTCGGCCACATCCTGCGGGCCTGCGCGAGCGCGGCGCGCATCGGGGAGCTGGAGGCGGGCGGTGATCCCGCGATCGGAGATGCCCTGCTCGAACGGTCGCGGCAGCGTGCGACACCCGTGCTCATCGATGTGCTCTGCCGCTACCCGCCCGCGACAGGCGGCAGCAGTCGTGTCGCACGGCTGATGAGCACTCTGGATCATTCCCTGCGCCGGGCGGCGGACACGGCGGACCGGCCGCCGGGGCACACCGCGGCGAGCCGCACCAATGCGCTCAGTGCGCTCGACGCGCTCAGGAAGGAACCCACGTCATGA
- a CDS encoding phosphotransferase, whose protein sequence is MDVTDEIREDGLQAVLPTLSRVFGLGEVHDRQFLEHGLMNRNWRLETDAGAYAVKEITDVPLPQLRRNLAVLVDLAREGIPVPAPRPAVGGDLVVEVGGHGYCVLPWLEGEHVQGTDLTLGQARDLGVLLARLHVGLRRHAPGPAPGQAPPAKVREVADADRAAAVLLGRFPTEPMTELVRGAVEALHHRRGLLARYADARPPVDEVVSGPYGWTHGDFQYRNLLRQGGRVVAVLDWDRLGVRSYGEEVARTAQVQFGVGGVFDLDRIAAFCAGYRSVIDLSEGELADAVKRLWWKRMTDFWQLEFYLDRQDATYGEMFLTGEALLIWWTDRADEVQAAYAAR, encoded by the coding sequence ATGGACGTGACGGATGAGATCCGAGAAGACGGCCTTCAGGCAGTGCTGCCGACCTTGTCCCGTGTGTTCGGGCTGGGTGAGGTGCACGATCGGCAGTTCCTTGAACACGGCCTGATGAACCGGAACTGGCGGTTGGAGACTGACGCCGGAGCCTACGCGGTGAAGGAGATCACCGATGTGCCGCTGCCCCAGCTCCGCAGGAACCTCGCGGTCTTGGTGGACCTGGCCCGCGAGGGGATCCCGGTCCCCGCGCCGAGGCCCGCCGTCGGCGGTGACCTGGTGGTGGAGGTCGGTGGTCACGGCTACTGCGTGCTGCCCTGGCTTGAGGGTGAGCACGTCCAGGGGACCGACCTCACCCTCGGCCAAGCCCGCGACCTCGGTGTTCTGCTGGCACGCCTCCACGTAGGCCTGCGTCGCCACGCGCCCGGACCGGCCCCGGGGCAGGCACCGCCCGCGAAAGTCCGCGAGGTCGCCGACGCCGACCGGGCGGCCGCTGTCCTTCTCGGGAGGTTCCCGACAGAACCCATGACCGAACTCGTCAGGGGCGCCGTCGAGGCCCTCCACCACCGGCGCGGCCTCCTCGCGCGCTACGCCGATGCCCGGCCGCCGGTGGACGAGGTGGTGTCCGGCCCGTACGGATGGACGCACGGCGACTTCCAGTACCGCAATCTGCTGCGACAGGGCGGCCGCGTGGTGGCGGTCCTGGATTGGGACCGGCTCGGGGTCCGTTCGTATGGGGAGGAGGTGGCGCGTACGGCGCAGGTGCAGTTCGGGGTTGGTGGCGTCTTCGATCTTGACCGCATCGCCGCCTTCTGCGCTGGCTACCGGTCCGTGATCGATCTGTCGGAGGGGGAGCTGGCCGACGCCGTGAAGCGGTTGTGGTGGAAGCGGATGACCGACTTCTGGCAGCTGGAGTTCTACCTCGACCGCCAGGACGCCACCTACGGCGAGATGTTCCTGACGGGCGAGGCACTGCTGATCTGGTGGACGGACCGCGCCGATGAGGTCCAGGCCGCCTACGCGGCCCGCTAG
- a CDS encoding SMI1/KNR4 family protein: MTNALTRLFEIAPAPSEACQKDWEEVERTLGIELPADYKELIHVYGGSNWDDYLYVLEPGCPNANYDLIEWAEGQTEDLEGLWEFEKKPAELEVEGTRVVPWATTDNGECLYWLVRPGLEPDQWTIMVNEARGDRWEHFPASCTQFLASSLTGELQSNILSPSFPLATHEFRQLGAV; this comes from the coding sequence ATGACCAACGCCCTGACACGCCTTTTCGAGATCGCCCCAGCGCCGAGCGAGGCCTGCCAGAAAGACTGGGAAGAGGTCGAGCGCACCCTTGGGATTGAGCTTCCCGCCGACTACAAGGAACTCATCCATGTCTACGGAGGAAGCAACTGGGACGACTACCTGTACGTCCTGGAGCCGGGCTGTCCCAACGCGAACTACGACCTCATCGAATGGGCAGAAGGCCAGACTGAAGACCTGGAAGGCCTGTGGGAGTTCGAGAAGAAGCCAGCGGAGCTGGAGGTCGAGGGGACCCGGGTAGTCCCATGGGCGACCACGGACAACGGAGAATGTCTCTACTGGCTCGTCCGGCCGGGCCTTGAACCGGATCAATGGACCATCATGGTGAACGAGGCGCGCGGCGACCGGTGGGAGCATTTTCCTGCATCCTGCACACAATTCCTGGCGTCTTCCCTCACTGGAGAGCTGCAGTCGAACATCCTCTCGCCCTCGTTCCCCCTCGCTACACATGAATTCCGCCAGCTCGGTGCGGTATGA
- a CDS encoding arsenate reductase ArsC, whose protein sequence is MSTSTSATPSVLFVCVHNAGRSQMGAAFLTHLGGDRVQVRSAGSAPADAVNAAVVEAMAEVGIDISAQTPKILTVEAVQSSDVVITMGCGDACPYFPGKRYLDWKLEDPAGQGVSAVRPIRDEIERRIRGLLAELDIEPTA, encoded by the coding sequence ATGAGCACAAGCACCTCCGCCACCCCGTCCGTCCTGTTCGTCTGCGTCCACAACGCAGGCCGCTCCCAGATGGGCGCCGCCTTCCTCACCCACCTCGGCGGCGACCGCGTCCAGGTCCGATCCGCCGGCTCCGCCCCCGCCGACGCGGTGAACGCGGCCGTGGTGGAGGCCATGGCCGAGGTCGGCATCGACATCTCCGCGCAGACGCCGAAGATCCTCACCGTCGAGGCGGTGCAGTCCTCGGACGTTGTGATCACGATGGGCTGCGGCGACGCCTGCCCGTACTTCCCCGGCAAGCGGTACCTGGACTGGAAGCTGGAGGACCCGGCCGGGCAGGGGGTGAGCGCCGTCCGCCCGATCCGGGACGAGATCGAACGCCGCATCCGCGGCCTGCTCGCCGAACTCGACATCGAGCCGACGGCATGA
- a CDS encoding ABC transporter permease, whose translation MTLLPMTLLPIALATLRRRWTGLLGSFVALALGVGLISATGILLGGDLAANADPAGPSLNKLLQFMAGMAGFVSVFVVAGTFAFAVAQRRRETALLRAIGATPRQVRALVLGEAVLVALVAAAAGCLLGLAMAPGIAAWLVRQGAAPAGFTGRVSATSLVVAVLIGLVVALIGAFTASRRAGRVRPVEALGEAAADRRGMTWGRWLCVPLLLVVAGSSLTVFLTPQAATLRDPGMRGSNALATGTLLLDVLAVVTVVLFAPLLIPLLVRLFTLPAALAPGATGLLARQNALGAVRRTVSTATPVLLVIGLAGSVAGGAAAFSQARTAQVRTALAAHYVVQLSAKPEQAVRTERAEQAVLALRALGVVTTTTTLVEDLDTDTAKAAQGQAQGEGEAQDNPPLPTVAMAVDGDLATAWRLPADAGSLADLTGATVAVSTDMARGYGWHVGDRLTTRLADGSTTGFRLVAIVRTPPNLAEVLLPYAAVAGHLGDAKPPTGYAATRPAAVPGATVASADAWLDAWNADHSHFDWITILAIMGPALLYALIALVNTMLMSTSERLRDFGALRLTGGTRPQVLIMVALEAVLVVATAATLGLLLTVATQWGTVTLIHDRLPTAGPTPLALPWTVLATSAAICLVLAVLAAAIPARLALRTRALDMAGIRE comes from the coding sequence ATGACGCTGCTCCCGATGACGCTGCTCCCGATCGCCCTCGCGACGCTGCGAAGGCGCTGGACCGGCCTCCTCGGCTCGTTCGTCGCGCTGGCCCTCGGCGTGGGCCTGATCTCCGCCACCGGAATCCTGCTGGGCGGCGATCTCGCGGCCAACGCGGACCCGGCGGGGCCGTCGCTGAACAAGCTGCTCCAGTTCATGGCGGGCATGGCGGGTTTCGTCTCGGTCTTCGTCGTGGCCGGCACCTTCGCGTTCGCTGTGGCGCAACGCCGCCGGGAGACCGCGCTGCTGCGTGCGATCGGCGCGACACCGCGTCAGGTACGGGCGCTGGTCCTCGGCGAGGCGGTGCTCGTCGCGCTCGTGGCCGCCGCGGCCGGCTGCCTGCTCGGCCTGGCGATGGCACCGGGCATCGCCGCCTGGCTGGTGCGCCAGGGCGCGGCCCCGGCCGGATTCACCGGGCGGGTGTCGGCGACCTCGCTGGTCGTCGCGGTGCTCATCGGCCTGGTGGTGGCGCTGATCGGCGCGTTCACCGCCTCGCGCCGGGCGGGCCGGGTCCGCCCGGTCGAAGCCCTCGGCGAGGCCGCCGCCGACCGGCGCGGGATGACGTGGGGCCGCTGGCTGTGCGTTCCGCTGCTGCTCGTGGTGGCCGGGAGCTCGCTGACCGTCTTCCTGACCCCGCAGGCCGCCACGCTGCGCGACCCCGGCATGCGCGGCTCCAACGCGCTGGCCACCGGCACCCTGCTGCTGGACGTCCTCGCCGTCGTCACCGTGGTGCTGTTCGCGCCGCTGCTGATCCCGCTGCTGGTCCGGCTGTTCACCCTGCCCGCCGCGCTCGCGCCCGGCGCCACGGGCCTGCTCGCCCGGCAGAACGCCCTGGGCGCGGTCCGCCGTACGGTCTCCACGGCGACGCCGGTACTGCTGGTCATCGGCCTGGCCGGATCCGTGGCCGGCGGGGCCGCCGCCTTCAGCCAGGCTCGTACCGCGCAGGTCCGTACCGCACTGGCCGCCCACTACGTCGTACAGCTCAGCGCCAAACCCGAACAGGCCGTACGGACTGAGCGGGCCGAACAGGCGGTACTGGCGCTGCGCGCGCTGGGCGTCGTCACCACCACGACCACGCTGGTCGAGGACCTGGACACCGACACGGCCAAGGCGGCCCAGGGCCAGGCCCAGGGGGAGGGGGAGGCCCAGGACAATCCGCCCCTGCCCACCGTCGCGATGGCCGTCGACGGCGATCTGGCCACGGCCTGGCGGCTGCCCGCCGACGCCGGATCGCTGGCCGATCTGACCGGAGCGACGGTCGCCGTTTCCACCGACATGGCCCGCGGCTACGGCTGGCACGTCGGCGACCGGCTCACCACCCGGCTCGCGGACGGCTCCACCACCGGATTCCGCCTCGTGGCGATCGTACGCACCCCGCCCAACCTGGCCGAAGTCCTGCTGCCCTACGCCGCCGTGGCCGGGCACCTCGGCGACGCGAAGCCGCCCACCGGGTACGCCGCCACCCGTCCGGCCGCCGTGCCCGGCGCGACGGTGGCGAGCGCGGACGCCTGGCTGGACGCGTGGAACGCCGACCACTCCCACTTCGACTGGATCACCATCCTGGCCATCATGGGCCCGGCCCTGCTGTACGCCCTGATCGCGCTGGTGAACACCATGCTGATGTCCACCTCCGAACGGCTCCGCGACTTCGGCGCCCTCCGCCTCACCGGCGGGACCCGCCCCCAGGTCCTGATCATGGTCGCCCTCGAAGCGGTCCTGGTCGTGGCCACGGCCGCGACGCTGGGCCTGCTGCTCACCGTCGCCACCCAGTGGGGCACGGTGACCCTCATCCACGACCGCCTGCCCACCGCCGGCCCCACCCCGCTGGCCCTCCCCTGGACGGTCCTCGCGACGAGCGCCGCCATCTGCCTCGTCCTCGCCGTGCTCGCGGCGGCCATCCCTGCCCGACTGGCCTTGCGCACCCGCGCGCTCGACATGGCGGGGATCCGCGAATAG
- a CDS encoding SDR family NAD(P)-dependent oxidoreductase: MGQLDGKAALVTGGSRGIGRAVALRLAAEGALVAVHYGGNEAAAAETVARIAEAGGRAFAVRARFGESGAVDQLFKGLTAGLADHGVDGLDILVNNAGIHSATSIGQLTEEEFERLLAVNVSTPLFVVQRALPLLRDGGRIVNMGSAATRIANPLQIGYTVTKAALAALSPSLANELGRRGITVNTVEPGVVLTDMIAAYAAVPEAVAGLESITALGRIGEPEDVADVVGFLAGPQGRWVTGQTIDVSGGTYLGPIAPR; this comes from the coding sequence ATGGGGCAACTGGACGGCAAGGCCGCACTGGTGACGGGTGGCTCGCGTGGGATCGGGCGGGCGGTCGCCTTACGACTCGCCGCCGAGGGGGCGCTGGTCGCGGTCCACTACGGCGGCAACGAAGCCGCCGCCGCGGAGACCGTGGCACGGATCGCCGAGGCCGGCGGCCGGGCGTTCGCGGTACGGGCCCGGTTCGGCGAAAGCGGCGCGGTGGACCAGCTGTTCAAAGGACTCACCGCCGGGCTGGCGGACCACGGCGTGGACGGCCTGGACATCCTGGTCAACAACGCGGGCATCCACTCGGCCACCTCGATCGGGCAGCTCACCGAGGAGGAGTTCGAGCGACTGCTCGCGGTCAACGTGAGCACGCCGCTCTTCGTCGTCCAGCGGGCGCTGCCACTGCTCCGGGACGGTGGACGGATCGTGAACATGGGCTCGGCGGCCACCCGGATCGCGAACCCCCTCCAGATCGGCTACACCGTCACCAAGGCGGCGCTGGCGGCTCTCAGCCCGTCGCTCGCCAACGAGCTGGGCCGGCGCGGAATCACCGTGAACACGGTCGAACCCGGCGTGGTACTCACCGACATGATCGCCGCCTACGCCGCCGTTCCCGAAGCGGTCGCCGGACTCGAATCGATCACCGCGCTCGGACGGATCGGCGAGCCGGAGGACGTCGCGGACGTGGTGGGCTTCCTGGCAGGCCCGCAGGGCCGCTGGGTGACCGGCCAGACCATCGACGTCTCCGGCGGCACCTACCTGGGACCGATCGCGCCTCGGTGA
- a CDS encoding ArsI/CadI family heavy metal resistance metalloenzyme: MSRVQLALRVADLEGSIAFYSKLFNTEPAKRRPGYANFAITEPPLKLVLIEGAGESGGEADEETRLDHLGVEVATAEDVHAATTRLKDSGLATFEENDTSCCYALQDKVWVTGPGKEPWEVYVVKADADTLGKSADSAPQTCCGTTASRTPAGCACGS; this comes from the coding sequence ATGTCCCGTGTCCAGCTCGCCCTGCGCGTCGCCGACCTGGAAGGCTCGATCGCCTTCTACTCCAAGCTCTTCAACACCGAGCCCGCCAAGCGCCGCCCCGGCTACGCCAACTTCGCCATCACCGAGCCGCCGCTCAAGCTCGTTCTCATCGAGGGCGCGGGCGAGAGTGGGGGCGAAGCCGACGAGGAGACCCGCCTGGACCACCTCGGCGTCGAAGTCGCCACCGCCGAAGACGTCCATGCCGCCACGACCCGGCTGAAGGATTCCGGACTGGCCACCTTCGAGGAGAACGACACCTCCTGCTGCTACGCCCTCCAGGACAAGGTGTGGGTCACCGGCCCCGGCAAGGAGCCGTGGGAGGTGTACGTCGTCAAGGCCGACGCCGACACCCTCGGCAAGAGCGCCGACAGCGCGCCGCAGACGTGCTGCGGCACCACCGCCTCCCGCACCCCCGCCGGGTGCGCATGCGGCAGCTGA
- a CDS encoding GNAT family N-acetyltransferase, translated as MRPEHAEQVLAIYRLGIAEGNATFETTAPAWEAFDAAKLHEHRLVALDDAGRVLGWAAVVPVSDRCAYAGVVEHSVYVHPDARGRGVGLALLTGLLASTDAAGIWTVQSGIFPENTASLALHQRAGFRIIGTRERIGRHHGRWRDVVLVERRSPTVK; from the coding sequence ATGCGGCCGGAGCACGCCGAGCAGGTCCTGGCGATCTACCGCCTCGGCATCGCCGAGGGCAACGCCACCTTCGAGACCACCGCCCCGGCCTGGGAGGCGTTCGACGCGGCCAAGCTGCACGAGCACCGCCTGGTCGCCCTCGACGACGCCGGACGCGTGCTGGGGTGGGCCGCCGTGGTCCCCGTCTCCGACCGGTGCGCGTACGCCGGTGTCGTGGAGCACTCCGTCTACGTCCATCCCGACGCCCGCGGCCGCGGCGTAGGGCTGGCGTTGCTGACCGGCCTGCTCGCTTCCACCGACGCGGCGGGCATCTGGACGGTGCAGTCCGGCATCTTCCCGGAGAACACCGCCAGCCTCGCCCTGCACCAGCGTGCCGGGTTCCGGATCATCGGCACCCGAGAGCGCATCGGCCGCCACCACGGAAGGTGGCGCGACGTCGTACTCGTCGAACGCCGCAGCCCCACCGTGAAGTAG
- a CDS encoding ArsR/SmtB family transcription factor, producing the protein MSKQAGLPVLVLGQDEAVCCAPMVREPLGEEAAAELSRMFKALSDPIRLRLLSLIASHEGGEACVCDLTGPFDVSQPTISHHLKVLRDAGLVDSERRGTWVYYWVLPEALAKLSALLEIPAAPASQAVPAVPAKAGR; encoded by the coding sequence ATGTCGAAACAAGCTGGTCTACCGGTACTGGTACTCGGACAGGACGAGGCCGTGTGCTGTGCGCCGATGGTCCGCGAGCCGCTGGGCGAAGAGGCCGCGGCCGAACTGTCGCGGATGTTCAAGGCCCTGTCGGACCCCATCCGGCTGCGGCTGCTGTCGCTGATCGCCTCGCACGAGGGTGGTGAGGCGTGCGTGTGCGATCTGACCGGCCCGTTCGACGTGTCCCAGCCGACGATCTCCCACCACCTGAAGGTGCTGCGCGACGCCGGCCTCGTCGACTCCGAGCGGCGCGGGACCTGGGTGTACTACTGGGTGCTGCCGGAGGCCCTGGCCAAGCTGTCCGCTCTGCTTGAGATTCCGGCCGCGCCGGCCTCGCAGGCTGTGCCCGCCGTGCCCGCGAAGGCCGGACGTTGA
- a CDS encoding aquaporin, whose amino-acid sequence MSAQAPLMRRAVVEALGTAALVAVVVGSGIQATELTRDVGVQLLANSLATVFGLGVLIAFLGPVSGAHFNPVVTLAAYVTGRRSGDGPGLRDVVAYVPAQIAGAVGGAVLADAMFAKPVVALSTHDRWAGHLWLGEVVATAGLVWLIFGLARAGRAHLAPVLVASYIGAAYWFTSSTSFANPAVTIGRAFTDTFAGIAPASVLPFLAAQLLGAALGVALVAVCFGRPSAPTLTDTDTDTDTDTDTDQAVVPPQHARPAEESALTS is encoded by the coding sequence TTGAGCGCCCAGGCGCCGCTGATGCGGCGCGCCGTCGTCGAGGCGCTGGGTACGGCGGCACTGGTGGCGGTGGTGGTCGGCTCCGGTATCCAGGCCACCGAACTGACCCGGGACGTCGGCGTGCAGCTGCTGGCCAACTCCCTGGCGACCGTCTTCGGCCTGGGTGTGCTGATCGCGTTCCTCGGGCCGGTGTCCGGGGCGCACTTCAACCCCGTCGTCACGCTGGCCGCGTACGTCACCGGCCGCCGTAGCGGCGACGGCCCCGGCCTGCGCGACGTCGTCGCGTACGTCCCGGCCCAGATCGCCGGGGCCGTCGGCGGCGCGGTGCTGGCGGACGCGATGTTCGCCAAGCCGGTGGTGGCCCTCTCCACCCACGACCGGTGGGCCGGGCACCTGTGGCTGGGCGAGGTGGTGGCCACTGCCGGGCTGGTCTGGCTCATCTTCGGCCTGGCCCGCGCCGGCCGCGCGCACCTCGCGCCGGTTCTGGTCGCCTCCTACATCGGAGCGGCGTACTGGTTCACCTCCTCCACCTCCTTCGCCAACCCCGCGGTCACCATCGGCCGGGCCTTCACCGACACCTTCGCCGGGATCGCGCCCGCCTCCGTCTTGCCGTTCCTCGCCGCGCAGCTTCTCGGTGCCGCCCTCGGCGTGGCCCTGGTCGCCGTCTGCTTCGGCCGCCCGTCGGCTCCCACGCTCACGGATACGGATACGGATACGGATACGGACACGGACACGGACCAGGCCGTCGTCCCGCCGCAGCACGCCCGCCCCGCCGAAGAAAGCGCCCTGACCTCATGA